A genomic region of Vicia villosa cultivar HV-30 ecotype Madison, WI unplaced genomic scaffold, Vvil1.0 ctg.001617F_1_1, whole genome shotgun sequence contains the following coding sequences:
- the LOC131636043 gene encoding ras-related protein Rab11C codes for MAHRVDHEYDYLFKIVLIGDSGVGKSNILSRFTRNEFCLESKSTIGVEFATRTLQVEGKTVKAQIWDTAGQERYRAITSAYYRGAVGALLVYDITKRQTFDNVNRWLRELRDHADSNIVIMMAGNKSDLNHLRAVSEDDGHALAEKEGLSFLETSALEATNIEKAFQTILTEIYHIVSKKALAAQEAASGTPLPGQGTTINVADSSANTKRGCCST; via the exons ATGGCGCATAGGGTGGATCATGAGTATGATTACTTGTTCAAGATCGTTTTGATCGGAGACTCTGGTGTTGGTAAATCCAACATTCTCTCTAGGTTTACGAGAAATGAGTTTTGCTTGGAGTCTAAATCTACTATTGGAGTTGAATTCGCCACCAGGACTCTTCAG GTAGAGGGAAAGACTGTAAAAGCACAGATATGGGACACAGCGGGTCAGGAGCGGTACCGTGCGATTACCAGTGCCTATTATAGAGGCGCTGTTGGTGCTCTCCTTGTATATGACATAACTAAGAGGCAAACCTTTGACAATGTCAACAGGTGGCTGCGTGAATTGAGGGACCATGCGGATTCTAATATAGTGATTATGATGGCTGGAAATAAGTCTGATTTGAACCATCTTAGAGCTGTTTCAGAAGATGATGGTCATGCATTGGCAGAGAAGGAAGGTCTCTCTTTTCTTGAGACATCCGCATTGGAAGCAACCAACATTGAGAAGGCATTCCAAACCATATTGACAGAGATCTACCATATTGTAAGCAAAAAAGCACTTGCAGCTCAGGAAGCAGCTTCTGGTACCCCACTTCCTGGTCAAGGAACCACCATCAATGTTGCAGATTCCTCTGCTAATACAAAGAGAGGCTGTTGCTCCACTTAA